One genomic region from Candidatus Nitrosopumilus koreensis AR1 encodes:
- a CDS encoding PIN domain-containing protein — protein MVDVICDTNFLIHIATKRIKNIDNLDVEIGSISFVVPEVVKTELLKLYTIPEKKQDIEKTLNYIKNFKSIQLSGNFADKELLEYVKSKKSIVGTMDKELKKQIKQNGGSILSLSNDKIVLES, from the coding sequence TTGGTTGACGTAATCTGCGACACAAATTTTCTGATTCATATTGCTACAAAAAGAATAAAAAACATTGATAATCTTGATGTAGAAATTGGTTCAATTTCTTTTGTGGTCCCAGAAGTTGTAAAAACAGAATTATTGAAATTATATACAATTCCTGAAAAAAAACAAGATATTGAAAAAACATTAAACTACATAAAAAATTTTAAATCTATTCAATTATCTGGAAATTTTGCTGATAAAGAATTACTAGAATATGTAAAATCTAAAAAATCAATCGTTGGAACCATGGACAAAGAATTAAAAAAACAGATCAAACAAAATGGTGGTTCTATATTGTCTCTTTCTAATGATAAAATTGTTTTAGAATCTTAG
- a CDS encoding YbhB/YbcL family Raf kinase inhibitor-like protein: protein MKLESPSFKNGETIPKKYGYKNGNISPPLIINDVPESTKSLALIMDDPDAMGAVGKVWVHWLLWNIPKDIEKIDENSIPENSIEGKTDFGEIGYGGPAPPDKEHTYIFKLYALDTTLNLNNKSTKVDLENSMKDHIVAETKLTGKYAPQ from the coding sequence ATGAAATTAGAAAGTCCTTCTTTTAAAAATGGTGAAACTATTCCAAAAAAATATGGTTATAAGAATGGAAATATTAGTCCACCATTAATTATTAACGATGTTCCAGAATCAACAAAATCTTTGGCTTTAATTATGGATGATCCTGATGCGATGGGAGCTGTTGGAAAAGTTTGGGTTCATTGGCTTTTATGGAATATTCCTAAAGATATAGAAAAAATAGATGAAAACTCTATACCTGAAAATTCAATAGAAGGGAAAACTGACTTTGGAGAAATTGGTTATGGTGGACCTGCACCTCCTGACAAGGAGCATACTTACATTTTCAAACTGTATGCACTTGATACAACACTTAATCTAAACAATAAATCAACAAAAGTAGATTTAGAAAATTCTATGAAAGATCATATTGTTGCTGAAACAAAATTAACAGGAAAATATGCTCCTCAATAA
- a CDS encoding STT3 domain-containing protein: MNSNSTLISVGNFDFKLSHLLIIGILALSFSISFLVRSQPAEWGWELNEFDPFFNYRATEYLVNNGVDAYFQWDDELSWYPHGRNVSETSQVALHLTAATTYWVFGAGGNLYDFTILFPVIFGSLTTIVLFALVRVIGGTTAGLFSALLFSVSIPILTRGTIGWFKSEPLGLFFAILALYLLLSGINSKNNKIAIPKLVSGGFFIILGLSAWGGNQFFIIPLGLFFLILPFLRKDHKFLIWAIPIFSLSATVTSLGFERITSNFIVGLGGFALLIPTVFLVLCIVVQNKSNEKYKTRNGLLFLLSFLVATSAFLVINASEEFIPLPSHRYLNAINPFLTTTDPLVDSVSEHATTTIQHSFFFHSVIMLFAGIGIWMLIKNSKSSIIQNDMKSFSLILGITGVYTASAFLRLEVFASISVIILASLGISILCQSFFSNQTQLSNLKNSIIKLSFGIGLIVLLIIPLTSYSPLNVFQVGDNPFTMLNGGTNYAVATNDWNDSLEWIKNNTPENSVVAAWWDYGYWIQAKSDRTTLADNSTIYTSIIEKIAKIFLSTPDEGWKKLQIMEADYFVIFVAGQRLTLDGNENQPIYILQGGGDESKKQWFMRIAGEPLNKHLQSDGISGTDHFWNNTLLGKMIPFNLIGYVNFQTNQQSLSYQPGFTAIYEKDVKFSPDEDGPLRLVYSSPSFDASKGEAVIGVFIYEINKDYVPLD; this comes from the coding sequence TTGAATTCAAATTCTACGTTAATATCTGTTGGAAATTTTGATTTTAAATTAAGTCATCTACTGATAATTGGGATTCTTGCACTGTCTTTTTCAATTTCTTTCTTAGTAAGATCTCAACCTGCCGAATGGGGTTGGGAATTAAATGAATTTGATCCTTTTTTCAATTACCGAGCAACTGAATATTTGGTAAATAATGGGGTTGATGCATATTTTCAATGGGATGATGAATTAAGTTGGTATCCTCATGGAAGAAACGTATCTGAAACTTCACAAGTAGCATTACACCTAACTGCTGCTACAACTTATTGGGTATTTGGTGCTGGAGGAAATCTGTATGATTTTACTATACTTTTTCCAGTAATTTTTGGTTCTTTAACAACTATAGTGCTTTTTGCGCTAGTTCGAGTAATTGGTGGAACCACTGCTGGATTGTTTTCAGCTTTGCTTTTTTCAGTATCTATTCCGATTTTAACCAGAGGTACAATTGGATGGTTCAAATCTGAACCACTTGGTTTGTTTTTTGCAATTTTAGCATTGTATCTTCTTTTAAGTGGAATTAATTCAAAAAATAATAAAATTGCCATTCCTAAGCTTGTTTCTGGTGGATTTTTTATTATATTGGGTTTATCTGCATGGGGTGGCAATCAATTCTTCATAATTCCTTTAGGATTATTTTTCTTAATACTACCTTTCTTACGTAAAGATCATAAATTTTTGATTTGGGCAATTCCAATTTTCAGTTTATCTGCAACTGTTACATCTCTTGGTTTTGAAAGAATTACATCCAATTTTATAGTAGGGTTGGGTGGTTTTGCATTACTAATACCAACAGTTTTTCTTGTATTGTGCATAGTTGTTCAAAACAAAAGTAATGAAAAATACAAAACTAGAAACGGTTTATTATTTTTATTATCATTTTTAGTTGCAACCTCTGCGTTTCTTGTAATCAACGCCTCTGAAGAGTTCATACCATTGCCATCTCATAGATATCTTAATGCAATTAATCCGTTTCTGACTACTACCGATCCATTAGTTGATTCTGTTTCAGAACATGCTACGACTACTATCCAACATTCATTTTTCTTCCATTCTGTAATAATGCTCTTTGCTGGCATTGGAATTTGGATGTTGATAAAAAATTCTAAATCTTCTATCATTCAAAATGATATGAAATCATTTTCATTAATCTTGGGAATTACTGGTGTCTATACTGCATCAGCATTTCTAAGATTGGAAGTATTTGCATCAATATCTGTTATAATTCTGGCCTCATTAGGAATATCGATTTTATGTCAATCGTTCTTTTCAAATCAGACACAATTGAGTAATCTGAAAAATTCCATAATTAAACTATCTTTTGGTATTGGTTTGATAGTACTACTGATAATTCCACTAACTTCGTACTCTCCACTAAATGTGTTTCAAGTAGGTGATAATCCATTTACCATGCTTAATGGTGGAACTAATTACGCTGTAGCAACTAATGACTGGAATGATTCCTTGGAATGGATAAAAAATAATACTCCTGAAAATTCTGTTGTTGCAGCATGGTGGGATTATGGATATTGGATCCAAGCGAAATCTGATAGAACTACTCTTGCTGACAATTCAACAATTTATACTTCAATTATAGAAAAAATAGCAAAGATTTTCCTTTCTACACCAGATGAAGGTTGGAAAAAACTGCAAATAATGGAAGCAGATTACTTTGTAATCTTTGTTGCTGGTCAGAGACTAACTTTAGACGGAAACGAAAATCAACCAATTTACATTTTACAAGGTGGTGGTGATGAATCGAAAAAGCAATGGTTTATGAGAATCGCGGGTGAGCCACTCAATAAACATCTTCAATCAGATGGAATTAGTGGAACTGATCATTTTTGGAATAACACACTATTAGGTAAGATGATTCCGTTTAATTTGATTGGATATGTTAATTTTCAAACAAACCAACAATCATTATCGTATCAACCTGGATTCACAGCAATTTATGAAAAAGATGTAAAATTTTCACCAGATGAAGATGGCCCATTAAGGTTGGTTTACTCGTCACCCAGCTTTGATGCTTCAAAAGGTGAAGCTGTAATAGGGGTTTTTATTTATGAAATTAATAAAGACTATGTTCCATTAGATTAA
- a CDS encoding RNA-protein complex protein Nop10, whose protein sequence is MRFQLRKCTRCNQYTLKEKCSRCDEQTISAHPAKFSPDDKYMRYRLAERYN, encoded by the coding sequence ATGAGATTTCAGTTACGAAAGTGTACAAGATGTAATCAATATACATTAAAAGAAAAATGCTCTAGATGTGATGAGCAAACCATATCTGCACATCCTGCAAAATTTTCACCAGATGACAAGTATATGAGATATAGATTAGCTGAGAGATACAATTAG
- a CDS encoding translation initiation factor IF-2 subunit alpha, translating into MSTEVQEMPEQGEIVLATVTKVMDHGAYVTLDEYDNLQGFLHISEIAPGWIRSVNRFVKDGEKKVLLVKKVNPQRGDIDLSLKQVSKDQKKQKLKEVKKFEKGKTLLQNVQEKAKLSDQDIEKLEDSIYSKYDSIYDAFIEIGRNGIDSVKELKIPKKTANVIEEICSKIKLPSVEIRGIMEIINSKSDGIEIIKKVLLDELKKDSTIDITYLGAPKYRLSITSEDFKSAEKSLKPIIAEIQTNIEKKKGSFKFTREESKKTREN; encoded by the coding sequence ATGTCTACAGAAGTTCAAGAAATGCCTGAACAGGGAGAAATTGTCCTTGCGACAGTCACCAAAGTCATGGATCATGGTGCATATGTTACATTAGATGAATATGATAATTTACAAGGGTTTTTACACATTTCCGAAATTGCACCTGGTTGGATAAGATCAGTAAATAGATTTGTTAAAGACGGAGAGAAAAAAGTTCTTCTAGTAAAAAAAGTAAATCCTCAACGTGGAGACATTGACCTTTCATTAAAACAGGTTTCAAAAGATCAGAAAAAGCAAAAATTAAAAGAAGTTAAAAAATTTGAGAAAGGAAAAACTCTATTACAGAATGTTCAAGAAAAAGCAAAATTATCTGACCAAGATATTGAAAAACTAGAAGACAGTATTTATTCAAAATATGATTCGATTTATGATGCATTTATTGAAATTGGAAGAAATGGAATTGATTCAGTCAAAGAATTAAAAATTCCAAAGAAAACGGCAAATGTGATCGAAGAAATTTGTTCTAAAATCAAACTTCCATCGGTAGAAATTAGAGGAATTATGGAAATTATTAACTCAAAATCAGATGGAATTGAAATTATTAAAAAAGTTCTTTTGGATGAACTAAAAAAAGATTCTACCATTGACATTACATATTTGGGTGCACCAAAATATAGATTGTCTATCACCTCAGAAGATTTTAAATCTGCAGAAAAATCATTAAAACCAATTATTGCAGAAATTCAAACTAATATAGAAAAAAAGAAAGGATCATTCAAATTCACCAGAGAAGAATCAAAGAAAACTAGAGAGAACTAA
- the cobO gene encoding cob(I)yrinic acid a,c-diamide adenosyltransferase — MSDGLTIVYTGKGKGKTTAALGLALRATGYDKKICMIQFIKGSWHYGEMDSTKKLEPEFEMVTVGKGFVGIIDDKSPKEDHEKVAKEAIKISNEKIQSRKYDIVILDEINYAVNLNLISVDDVLELIKAKPEDVDLVLTGNYAKEEVIEIADLVTEMKEIKHPFQKGIKAKKGIDF, encoded by the coding sequence ATGAGTGACGGTTTAACAATTGTATATACAGGAAAAGGCAAAGGTAAGACAACTGCTGCTTTAGGACTTGCATTAAGAGCTACAGGCTATGATAAAAAAATCTGTATGATTCAGTTTATCAAAGGTTCGTGGCATTATGGAGAGATGGATTCAACAAAAAAACTTGAACCAGAATTTGAGATGGTTACAGTTGGAAAGGGATTTGTAGGCATTATTGACGACAAAAGTCCAAAAGAAGACCATGAAAAAGTTGCAAAAGAAGCAATAAAAATTAGTAATGAAAAGATTCAATCAAGAAAATATGATATTGTGATTTTAGATGAAATTAACTATGCAGTTAATTTGAATCTAATTTCTGTAGATGATGTGCTAGAATTGATTAAAGCAAAACCTGAGGATGTGGATTTAGTTCTAACAGGAAATTATGCAAAAGAAGAAGTAATAGAAATTGCGGATTTAGTCACAGAAATGAAGGAGATCAAACATCCTTTTCAAAAGGGGATCAAAGCCAAAAAAGGAATTGATTTCTAA
- a CDS encoding cobyrinate a,c-diamide synthase has product MKIPRIVLAGASSGVGKTSITCSIIYALQKRGFSVQPFKVGPDYIDPSYLSSISKNETFNLDVWLMGKNHLLSSFVSNSKSDVSVIEGVMGFYDGFDGNSNYASTHHVSEITKSPVILILDASKTARSIAATALGFQKFHKNSGISAIILNKIGSKKHENLCRQALQKTKLPIVGVIPKDYSLNLESRHLGLFSTLDSKTLYNKIQKISKIISKNLDIDQIIKILKNTSEMQNISKSLHKKPQTTIAVALDTSFNFYYQDNLEALRREGASLKFFSPTNDKKIPKCDGLYIGGGFPEILGSKLEKNQIMKKLIKNLAEDNLPIYAECGGLMYLTKSISSENKKYKMVGIFDAETCMTKRMKLNYTKGKINRSIISEKPHNIQGHEFHYSRLDSISSDSKFAYELEIGDGIKNHKDGLIQYSSLASYGHLYFDSSNYAKNFVKNCIKYSRS; this is encoded by the coding sequence TTGAAAATTCCAAGAATTGTGTTGGCAGGTGCTAGTAGTGGAGTTGGAAAAACATCTATCACCTGTTCAATAATTTATGCATTACAAAAAAGAGGTTTTTCTGTTCAACCATTCAAGGTTGGTCCTGATTATATAGATCCAAGTTATCTTTCAAGTATTTCAAAAAATGAAACATTCAATTTGGATGTTTGGTTGATGGGAAAAAATCATTTGTTGTCTAGTTTTGTCTCAAACTCAAAATCTGATGTATCTGTTATTGAAGGTGTCATGGGATTTTATGATGGGTTTGATGGTAATTCAAATTATGCTAGTACTCATCATGTATCTGAAATAACAAAATCTCCTGTGATACTTATTCTTGATGCCAGCAAAACTGCTCGGTCTATTGCAGCAACTGCTTTGGGATTTCAAAAATTTCATAAAAATTCTGGAATCTCTGCAATAATTCTTAATAAAATAGGTAGTAAAAAACACGAAAATCTGTGTAGGCAAGCATTACAAAAAACAAAACTTCCAATAGTTGGAGTGATCCCAAAAGATTACTCTCTTAATCTAGAATCAAGACATCTGGGATTGTTCTCTACCTTAGACAGCAAAACATTATACAATAAAATTCAAAAAATTTCAAAAATTATTTCAAAAAATTTAGATATTGATCAAATCATTAAAATTCTAAAAAATACTTCTGAAATGCAAAACATTTCAAAATCTCTTCATAAAAAACCACAAACAACAATAGCAGTGGCATTAGACACATCTTTTAATTTTTATTATCAAGATAATTTGGAAGCTCTTAGAAGAGAAGGAGCATCATTAAAATTCTTTAGTCCTACAAATGATAAAAAAATTCCAAAATGTGATGGATTGTACATTGGTGGCGGGTTTCCAGAAATTTTAGGTTCTAAATTAGAAAAAAATCAAATCATGAAAAAACTTATCAAAAATCTTGCTGAAGATAATCTTCCAATATATGCAGAATGTGGTGGATTAATGTATCTCACAAAATCTATTTCATCAGAAAATAAAAAATACAAAATGGTGGGCATTTTTGATGCAGAAACTTGTATGACAAAAAGAATGAAACTAAATTACACAAAAGGAAAAATTAACCGCTCAATAATTTCTGAAAAACCCCATAATATTCAAGGTCATGAATTTCACTATTCAAGATTAGATTCTATATCTTCTGATTCAAAGTTTGCTTATGAACTAGAAATTGGTGATGGAATAAAAAATCACAAAGATGGATTGATTCAATACAGTTCTCTTGCGTCATATGGACATCTTTATTTTGATAGTTCTAACTATGCAAAGAATTTTGTTAAAAACTGTATAAAATACTCACGGAGCTGA
- a CDS encoding precorrin-8X methylmutase, producing the protein MQTKKGQSIEDASMQMIEDEIGSHPYNEKEWPIVRRIIHSTADFDFADKNRIIFHKDAIESGMKALKNGCSIVVDVNGVIGGLNKQNPKDFGNDIVCNISKPEIMELAKKEGKTRSQVSMRIAKSDIDGGVVAIGNAPTALQEVIKMVKEEIVKPALIIGIPVGFICASESKEELSRLDEVPFITNLGRKGGSSSASAIINAIFKLIRAESAP; encoded by the coding sequence ATGCAAACTAAAAAAGGTCAATCAATTGAAGATGCAAGTATGCAGATGATCGAAGATGAAATTGGTTCTCATCCATACAATGAAAAAGAATGGCCTATTGTAAGGAGAATCATTCATTCTACAGCAGATTTTGATTTTGCAGATAAAAACAGAATAATTTTTCACAAAGATGCAATTGAAAGTGGGATGAAAGCTTTGAAAAATGGTTGCAGCATAGTAGTAGATGTAAATGGAGTAATTGGAGGCCTCAATAAACAAAATCCTAAAGATTTTGGAAATGATATTGTTTGCAATATCTCAAAGCCAGAAATTATGGAATTGGCAAAAAAAGAGGGAAAAACACGCTCTCAAGTATCAATGAGGATTGCAAAATCAGATATTGATGGAGGAGTTGTAGCCATAGGAAATGCCCCTACAGCACTTCAAGAAGTGATAAAAATGGTAAAAGAGGAAATTGTCAAACCCGCATTAATCATAGGTATTCCAGTGGGATTCATTTGTGCTTCAGAATCAAAAGAGGAATTATCTAGGTTGGATGAGGTTCCATTTATTACAAATTTGGGCAGAAAAGGAGGTAGTTCTTCAGCATCCGCAATCATAAACGCCATTTTCAAATTGATTAGGGCAGAATCAGCTCCGTGA
- a CDS encoding sirohydrochlorin chelatase, which translates to MKRGLLIIDRGSREREASEELETICAGIKAKGDYVFTDFCFLEVEPPFIKDGISKCLKEDIDSLTIVPYFLYPGKKVKIAVTDVMKLQKDTEVKFLITKPMSMHKTLVDIVENRIATTLKENNIALPNKDVDVMIIGHGSKDPNAQMSLNYIVDELKNSYRNVSRCWLEIEQPDIFEGIKKCEKDQPKVLIIVFYFLHEGAHVKTDINNDLIPALKESNLKDVFITKHIGTDEKIIDLIIERAREVEDAN; encoded by the coding sequence TTGAAACGGGGATTGTTGATTATTGATAGAGGAAGTAGAGAAAGAGAGGCATCTGAAGAATTAGAGACAATTTGTGCGGGAATCAAGGCTAAAGGAGATTATGTTTTTACTGATTTTTGCTTTTTAGAGGTAGAACCACCATTCATTAAAGACGGAATTTCAAAATGCCTAAAGGAAGACATTGATTCATTGACAATAGTACCATATTTTTTGTATCCAGGAAAAAAAGTCAAGATTGCAGTAACTGATGTAATGAAATTACAAAAAGATACAGAAGTAAAATTTCTAATAACTAAACCAATGAGTATGCATAAAACTTTGGTGGACATTGTTGAAAACAGAATTGCAACTACCCTGAAAGAAAACAACATTGCATTACCTAACAAAGATGTAGATGTGATGATTATTGGTCATGGAAGTAAAGATCCTAATGCACAAATGTCATTGAACTATATTGTAGATGAACTAAAAAATTCCTATAGAAATGTAAGTCGTTGTTGGTTAGAGATTGAACAACCTGATATCTTTGAGGGAATTAAAAAATGTGAAAAAGATCAACCAAAAGTATTGATAATTGTATTTTATTTCTTACATGAAGGAGCACATGTTAAAACTGATATTAATAATGATTTGATCCCAGCTCTAAAAGAGTCAAATCTTAAAGATGTTTTTATTACAAAACATATTGGAACAGATGAAAAAATTATTGATTTGATTATTGAAAGAGCAAGAGAGGTAGAAGATGCAAACTAA
- a CDS encoding cobalt-precorrin 5A hydrolase: MEKISVLAITKNGINIGQNLKESFPEWTVFAPSKFANQNNSITWYSDSTSEKIVELFNSNDALICLFSLGAVIRLIAPHLKDKKTDPAVIVIDDKTNFVISVLSGHIGGANELTEKIAQKLQAQPVITTAADVNKTIAVDLVGRDLGWKIDDDSNVTKISAHMVNEEPIGVFQEAGEKKWHKQLPKNVSLYNTIDELKNSKSKANLIISDKIIENDLASKSVIYRPPSLVVGVGLHWDTSKETIRDGIEDCLKKFELSSKSIAKLASIKKPQDVQGLIDVGKEMDIPVEYVNRDDLAKITAPNPSDTVKAFEGTASVSEAAAILVSNGKLIVEKQKFPPNLTIAIARIED; this comes from the coding sequence ATGGAAAAGATTTCAGTTCTTGCCATTACTAAAAATGGTATCAATATAGGTCAGAATCTCAAAGAAAGTTTTCCAGAATGGACTGTTTTTGCACCATCCAAATTTGCTAATCAAAATAACTCAATTACATGGTATTCCGATTCCACATCAGAGAAAATTGTTGAACTTTTCAATAGTAATGATGCTTTAATATGCTTGTTTTCTTTAGGTGCAGTAATTAGATTAATTGCACCTCATCTTAAAGACAAGAAAACAGATCCTGCGGTAATTGTAATTGATGATAAAACAAATTTTGTAATTAGTGTATTATCAGGACATATAGGAGGAGCAAATGAACTTACTGAAAAAATTGCACAGAAATTACAAGCACAACCAGTAATTACCACAGCAGCTGATGTAAACAAAACTATTGCAGTAGACTTGGTTGGAAGGGATTTGGGTTGGAAGATCGACGATGATTCTAATGTTACAAAAATTAGTGCCCATATGGTAAATGAGGAACCAATAGGGGTTTTTCAAGAGGCAGGAGAGAAAAAGTGGCATAAACAATTACCAAAAAATGTTTCATTATACAACACCATAGATGAATTAAAGAATTCAAAATCTAAAGCAAATTTAATAATTTCAGATAAAATTATTGAAAATGATTTAGCATCTAAATCGGTTATTTACAGACCTCCAAGTTTGGTAGTTGGTGTGGGATTACATTGGGACACATCAAAAGAAACTATCAGAGATGGTATTGAAGATTGTCTAAAAAAATTTGAACTAAGTTCAAAATCAATAGCGAAACTAGCTTCAATAAAAAAACCACAAGATGTACAGGGATTGATAGACGTTGGAAAAGAAATGGATATTCCAGTAGAATATGTTAATAGAGATGATTTGGCTAAAATCACAGCACCCAACCCATCTGATACTGTAAAAGCCTTTGAAGGAACAGCCAGTGTTTCAGAAGCAGCAGCAATTCTAGTGTCAAATGGTAAATTAATTGTAGAAAAGCAGAAATTCCCACCAAATTTGACCATAGCTATAGCGAGGATTGAGGATTGA
- a CDS encoding cobalt-precorrin-5B (C(1))-methyltransferase — protein sequence MAEEKKLRTGYTTGSSATAASKAALLAIINQQKIEEVEITLPKKTTIKIPVNSCQFEKNKAKCSVIKDGGDDPDVTHGAEIIVELTFNDNKNQIEIDGGEGVGIVTKPGLGLEINKPAINPVPKKMITENLKEIGKNVLKEKGIRVIISVPKGKELGPKTDNPRIGIKDGISILGTSGIVIPFSTASYAASIRQNLDVSIAMGNDTVVLTTGGRSEDFAKKIVDLPEHCFVQMGDFSGYTIQQCAKKNIRKAYVVGFIGKLAKMAAGVKQTHVKGSKVDMNFLAELAKKVNADEKIIQSIKKANTARHVSEIIQENNVSGFFELICSEVYRHMRKHSEEKVPIDVILFDFEGNILAREQKG from the coding sequence GTGGCAGAAGAAAAAAAATTAAGAACAGGTTATACAACAGGAAGTTCTGCTACTGCAGCATCAAAAGCAGCATTACTAGCAATTATTAATCAACAAAAGATTGAAGAAGTTGAAATCACCTTACCTAAAAAAACTACTATCAAGATTCCTGTTAATTCATGTCAGTTTGAAAAAAACAAGGCTAAATGTTCGGTAATAAAGGATGGAGGAGATGATCCAGATGTCACACATGGTGCAGAAATTATAGTTGAGTTGACATTCAATGATAACAAAAATCAAATTGAAATTGATGGTGGAGAAGGTGTAGGCATAGTAACTAAACCAGGCCTAGGTTTAGAAATCAACAAACCTGCTATCAATCCAGTTCCAAAAAAAATGATTACAGAAAATCTAAAAGAAATAGGCAAAAATGTCCTAAAAGAAAAAGGAATCAGAGTCATAATATCAGTTCCAAAAGGTAAAGAATTAGGACCAAAAACGGATAATCCTAGAATAGGTATCAAAGACGGTATTTCAATTTTAGGTACTAGTGGCATAGTAATTCCATTTTCAACTGCGTCATATGCTGCATCAATTAGACAAAATTTGGATGTTTCAATTGCGATGGGAAATGATACAGTAGTGTTAACAACTGGAGGAAGAAGTGAAGATTTTGCAAAAAAAATTGTAGATCTTCCAGAACATTGTTTTGTACAGATGGGAGATTTTTCTGGATACACTATTCAACAATGCGCAAAGAAAAATATCAGAAAGGCATATGTTGTTGGATTTATTGGAAAACTTGCAAAAATGGCTGCAGGAGTGAAGCAAACTCATGTAAAGGGCTCAAAAGTAGATATGAATTTTTTAGCAGAATTAGCAAAAAAAGTCAATGCTGACGAAAAAATTATTCAAAGTATAAAAAAAGCAAATACAGCAAGACATGTATCAGAAATCATTCAAGAAAATAATGTGAGTGGTTTTTTTGAATTAATTTGTAGTGAAGTATATAGACATATGAGAAAACACAGTGAAGAAAAAGTTCCTATTGATGTCATATTGTTTGATTTTGAAGGAAACATCTTAGCAAGAGAGCAAAAAGGGTAA